The following are encoded together in the Planococcus antarcticus DSM 14505 genome:
- a CDS encoding ATP-binding protein yields the protein MESNLTNRKRNQLFIHLYGFSSILHFLLNQWVEMNSAVISPFFGIASYLVLLVLFSSNLKERLLQFAILFAMNLYVFILNFESLSSVTLVFFVVPIIAAALYNDTKPIVLLALVTSFEFFLLLLVFDRFSASAPLPYIQLSIIVFFVAVLSITLLHSIYFSRYWKQLEMKNVSMEMALMSKEGYLQLFFETAKDAIAVFDSNNKIIAVNPAFEELYGWTSEESIGKTLPLYPQDMKEAVEMRTLEVQQGKSYSLLETVDVRKDGSRFHAQITLSPIFDQSEKVIATSIISRDISYQKESEKLILQSEKLKLAGEIAAGVAHEIRNPMTVISGFVQMMHHDPDHRFPEYTALIQSEMERINLIISEFLVLAKPQASSLKKFSIQSALDDILLLFGPELNMHGINIKKEWQEDFQVNGEEHHMKQVFINLLKNAIESMDEPGEIRIRLKAESDSMLSISFNDSGDGISEKDLGEIFQPFYTTKATGTGLGLLISQKIIQEHKGALTISSKLGVGTVATILLPVE from the coding sequence ATGGAAAGCAATCTGACCAACCGCAAAAGAAACCAATTATTTATCCATTTATACGGATTTTCAAGCATCTTGCATTTTTTGCTCAATCAATGGGTTGAAATGAATTCGGCGGTGATTTCCCCATTTTTCGGTATAGCATCCTATCTGGTATTGTTGGTGCTATTTTCCAGCAATTTAAAAGAGCGATTGCTTCAATTCGCTATTCTGTTTGCTATGAACCTGTATGTCTTCATTTTGAATTTCGAATCTTTATCTTCTGTAACACTTGTATTCTTTGTCGTGCCCATTATCGCTGCTGCTTTATACAACGACACGAAGCCAATTGTCCTGCTTGCCCTTGTCACTTCTTTTGAATTTTTTCTTTTGTTATTGGTATTTGACCGCTTTTCTGCAAGTGCCCCGCTGCCTTATATTCAATTGTCCATCATCGTTTTTTTTGTTGCGGTGTTGTCGATTACCTTGCTTCACAGTATTTATTTCAGCCGGTATTGGAAGCAATTGGAGATGAAAAATGTGTCAATGGAAATGGCACTGATGTCAAAAGAAGGCTATCTACAGTTGTTTTTTGAAACAGCCAAAGATGCCATTGCTGTTTTCGATTCGAATAATAAAATCATCGCCGTAAACCCCGCTTTCGAAGAGCTGTACGGATGGACTTCTGAAGAATCCATTGGAAAAACGCTGCCGCTTTATCCACAGGATATGAAAGAAGCCGTCGAAATGCGAACATTGGAAGTCCAACAAGGGAAAAGCTATTCTCTTCTGGAAACTGTGGATGTCCGAAAAGACGGCAGCCGCTTTCACGCCCAGATTACATTGTCACCGATCTTTGACCAATCTGAAAAAGTTATAGCCACCTCGATCATATCGCGGGACATCAGTTATCAAAAAGAGTCAGAAAAACTGATTTTACAATCGGAAAAATTAAAGCTCGCTGGAGAAATTGCCGCGGGTGTTGCACACGAAATCAGAAACCCCATGACCGTTATTTCTGGGTTTGTTCAAATGATGCACCACGACCCAGACCATCGCTTTCCTGAATATACGGCTTTGATCCAGTCTGAGATGGAACGCATTAATTTGATTATTAGCGAATTTTTGGTTTTGGCTAAACCACAAGCTTCGTCATTGAAGAAATTCAGCATACAGAGTGCACTGGACGATATTTTGCTACTTTTCGGTCCAGAGCTTAATATGCATGGCATCAACATAAAAAAAGAGTGGCAAGAAGATTTCCAGGTTAATGGAGAAGAACATCACATGAAACAGGTTTTCATCAACTTATTGAAAAATGCTATTGAATCGATGGATGAGCCTGGAGAAATTCGAATACGGCTGAAGGCTGAAAGTGACTCCATGCTGTCTATCAGCTTTAACGATTCGGGAGATGGGATTTCAGAAAAAGATCTGGGTGAAATTTTCCAGCCTTTTTATACAACAAAAGCAACTGGTACAGGATTGGGGCTGCTTATTTCGCAGAAAATCATTCAAGAACACAAAGGCGCTCTCACCATATCAAGCAAACTGGGAGTGGGAACAGTAGCCACCATTCTTTTGCCAGTAGAATAA
- a CDS encoding UDP-N-acetylmuramoyl-L-alanyl-D-glutamate--2,6-diaminopimelate ligase — MNSKELLAAVPNKQINGTLPETIGHLTIDSRDIQADSIFVCIAGYTVDGHHFAQQAADQGATVIVAEKPLTIDNATVVLVESTSRTLGLLAAKFYDYPSKLLHMIGVTGTNGKTSVAGILHSMLMELGEKSALTGTIGFNLNGQVHPSANTTNDVLTTQQMIARARDEDCSHMTMEVSSHGLILGRLAGVEFDTAIFTNLTHDHLDFHGTMEEYGHAKSLLFSQLGQDLANRKQAILNADDPWSNEIAKMTPHPVYTYGIQNNAQFQAKDIQLTHEGTRFTLDCKEGQFSVAMKLLGEFNVSNALAAIAALYAEGYKLGEILTALSAIEPVEGRMQKVELTAPISVFIDYAHTPDAIEKAIEAVQDFKKNRIIFLVGTGGNRDKTKRPIMAEKASVADYVVLTTDDPRDESYDSILGDLKIGMTHSNFACIGDREEAVKHAVQQAETGDIVILAGKGHEDYQIIGSTKYPHSDKEIATQEALKKFQ; from the coding sequence ATGAACAGCAAAGAGTTACTTGCGGCAGTTCCCAATAAGCAGATTAACGGCACATTGCCGGAAACGATCGGGCACCTGACAATAGATTCCCGCGATATTCAAGCCGATTCGATTTTCGTATGTATTGCAGGCTATACAGTGGACGGCCATCATTTTGCACAACAGGCAGCAGATCAGGGTGCTACAGTGATTGTGGCAGAGAAACCATTAACGATTGATAATGCGACGGTCGTTCTTGTCGAAAGCACCTCGCGGACGCTCGGACTATTGGCTGCGAAATTTTACGATTATCCTTCCAAGCTTCTTCACATGATCGGCGTCACAGGAACCAACGGCAAAACCAGTGTAGCAGGGATCCTGCACTCGATGCTCATGGAGCTTGGCGAGAAATCGGCTTTAACAGGAACAATCGGATTTAACTTGAATGGCCAAGTGCATCCATCAGCTAATACGACAAACGATGTATTGACGACACAGCAGATGATTGCACGCGCACGTGATGAAGATTGTTCGCACATGACTATGGAAGTTTCTTCGCACGGATTAATTTTGGGTCGGCTAGCCGGAGTAGAATTTGATACCGCCATTTTTACCAATCTAACGCATGATCATCTGGACTTCCATGGAACAATGGAAGAATACGGCCATGCCAAGAGCCTGTTGTTTTCTCAGCTTGGTCAGGATCTTGCCAACCGGAAACAGGCGATTTTAAATGCTGATGATCCATGGTCCAATGAAATAGCAAAAATGACTCCTCATCCGGTGTACACATACGGGATTCAGAATAACGCGCAGTTCCAGGCGAAAGACATTCAATTGACGCATGAAGGAACAAGATTTACTCTAGATTGCAAAGAAGGACAATTTTCGGTGGCCATGAAGCTGCTTGGTGAGTTTAATGTATCGAACGCGTTGGCAGCAATTGCCGCTTTGTATGCGGAAGGCTATAAGCTGGGTGAAATCCTGACAGCTCTGTCAGCGATCGAACCGGTTGAAGGTCGTATGCAAAAAGTTGAATTGACGGCGCCGATTTCTGTTTTTATTGATTACGCGCATACACCCGACGCCATCGAAAAAGCGATTGAGGCTGTGCAGGATTTTAAAAAGAACCGCATTATTTTCCTGGTAGGCACGGGCGGTAACCGAGATAAAACAAAGCGTCCTATTATGGCTGAAAAAGCGTCGGTTGCAGATTACGTGGTCCTGACAACGGATGATCCGCGCGATGAAAGTTATGACAGTATTTTAGGGGATCTGAAAATCGGCATGACTCATAGCAATTTTGCCTGCATCGGAGACAGAGAAGAAGCGGTCAAGCATGCTGTGCAGCAAGCAGAGACGGGCGACATCGTCATTCTTGCCGGAAAAGGACATGAAGATTATCAGATTATCGGCTCTACCAAATATCCGCATAGCGACAAAGAAATCGCGACACAAGAAGCTTTGAAGAAGTTTCAGTAA
- a CDS encoding HAMP domain-containing sensor histidine kinase — protein MKLKNKIYISSALLMLVILLVLAIVIYFSFSQLTYSTEVDQLQAETNALVAELNETEAADPGIVLRAYLPVNGLVKVTLPEGNQPSPIQSPSVTVELPAELDGQSGTVEVEGERFAYGKAPIIWTDGQVAELTVAQSLRETTNNLNTLRLVLVVGTLLAMIPVIISSIVLGKIVTLPITNLTKTMMRIQRNGQFEKLPVEGKSQDELAQMGNTFNEMMGLLEENYSKQEEFVSNASHELKTPLTVIGSYAKLLQRQGMQDKKIAEESVSAIRAETDRMKALIEQLLHIARRSESQMEWEKVDVLELLEQTVTALNASYDREFKLITTEQSLPVVTDIAKFKQLLYILLDNARKYSSDKVEVVARKNGDTVIQIRDTGIGIPKEAVPLVFERFYRVDKARNRETGGFGLGLALAKQLSDSLKVEIELESIELLGTTVSIIFSENFNVDDVHSNQEGL, from the coding sequence ATGAAGCTGAAAAATAAAATTTACATTTCGTCCGCATTGCTGATGCTGGTCATTTTGCTAGTATTGGCCATTGTTATTTATTTTTCCTTCAGCCAATTGACGTATTCAACAGAAGTGGATCAGCTGCAGGCAGAAACAAACGCACTGGTGGCTGAACTCAATGAAACTGAAGCTGCAGATCCCGGAATTGTGCTGCGGGCATATTTACCGGTTAACGGACTTGTCAAGGTAACTCTACCAGAAGGTAATCAGCCGTCACCCATCCAATCCCCGTCAGTGACTGTTGAGCTTCCCGCTGAACTAGATGGCCAGTCCGGAACTGTGGAAGTTGAAGGAGAGCGCTTTGCCTATGGTAAAGCGCCCATCATCTGGACAGACGGCCAAGTAGCTGAATTGACAGTTGCTCAGTCTCTAAGGGAAACGACAAATAATTTGAATACATTGCGCTTGGTCCTGGTAGTGGGGACCTTATTGGCCATGATTCCTGTCATTATTTCCAGCATCGTGCTGGGCAAAATCGTTACATTGCCGATTACGAACCTGACAAAGACTATGATGCGCATCCAGCGCAACGGCCAATTTGAAAAGCTTCCGGTAGAAGGAAAATCACAAGATGAGCTGGCGCAAATGGGCAATACGTTCAATGAAATGATGGGCTTGCTGGAAGAAAATTATTCCAAGCAGGAGGAGTTTGTTTCCAACGCTTCCCATGAGCTGAAGACGCCGCTGACAGTAATCGGCAGCTATGCAAAACTTCTGCAGCGACAAGGCATGCAGGATAAAAAGATCGCAGAGGAAAGCGTGTCCGCCATCCGTGCAGAAACCGATCGAATGAAGGCATTGATTGAACAATTGCTGCACATTGCCCGCCGAAGTGAATCCCAGATGGAGTGGGAAAAAGTGGATGTACTCGAGTTGTTGGAACAAACGGTCACAGCGCTGAACGCATCCTATGACCGTGAATTCAAGCTGATCACAACCGAACAGTCGCTACCAGTCGTTACGGACATTGCGAAGTTCAAGCAACTATTGTACATTCTGCTAGACAATGCACGGAAATACAGCTCCGACAAGGTCGAAGTGGTGGCCAGAAAGAATGGAGATACGGTCATTCAAATCCGCGATACGGGGATTGGCATTCCAAAAGAAGCCGTACCTTTGGTCTTTGAACGTTTTTACCGAGTAGATAAAGCGCGAAACAGAGAAACAGGTGGCTTCGGCTTAGGCCTGGCGCTGGCGAAACAATTGAGTGATTCGTTGAAAGTCGAAATCGAGTTGGAAAGTATCGAACTGCTGGGGACTACGGTATCCATCATTTTCTCAGAGAATTTTAATGTTGATGATGTACACTCAAATCAGGAGGGATTGTGA
- a CDS encoding aldehyde dehydrogenase yields MNFTANDVEQMIEEQRTYFYTGDTKSADFRIEQLHRLKSVIQSHEAEVIDALKKDLGKSEFEAYATEVGFVLDSISSMAKKLEDWMKPEQVKTPIHLQPAKSFVIREPYGSVLIIGPFNYPFQLVMEPLIGAVIGGNCAVVKPSEATPHVAKVIRTIIEEAFPAYYIRVVEGEREEVTALIHASFDYIFFTGSVNVGKVIMKAASERLTPITLELGGKSPAIVDQTANLDLAAKRIAWGKLMNTGQTCVAPDYICVHESVKEEFLKKLTKTIQNFYGKDAQKSPDYGRIVNLQHFDRLAEIVQKEANQVIYGGNMDRNDLYIEPVILDNIGWDNPSMEDEIFGPILPVISYTDLPLLLRQIRKLPKPLSAYLFSENDRATRFFLDQLPFGGGCINDTVSHVGSTYLPFGGIGTSGINSYHGKSSFETFTHAKSILKKSTKLSTNLVFPPYKNKAKWIKTVLR; encoded by the coding sequence GTGAATTTTACAGCAAACGACGTAGAACAAATGATAGAAGAACAGCGTACTTATTTTTATACAGGTGACACAAAATCAGCAGATTTTCGGATTGAACAATTGCACCGGTTGAAAAGTGTTATCCAATCCCATGAAGCGGAAGTAATCGATGCTTTGAAGAAAGATTTAGGCAAAAGCGAATTTGAAGCTTATGCGACAGAAGTCGGTTTTGTGCTCGACAGCATCAGCAGCATGGCAAAAAAATTGGAAGACTGGATGAAGCCTGAACAAGTCAAGACACCCATCCATCTTCAACCCGCTAAAAGCTTTGTCATTCGTGAACCGTATGGCTCTGTATTAATCATCGGGCCTTTCAACTACCCGTTCCAGCTGGTGATGGAGCCATTAATCGGAGCCGTTATTGGCGGGAATTGTGCGGTAGTCAAGCCTTCTGAAGCAACGCCTCATGTGGCAAAAGTCATCCGCACTATCATTGAAGAAGCATTTCCTGCCTATTATATTCGAGTGGTCGAAGGAGAGCGTGAAGAAGTGACAGCCTTGATCCACGCTTCATTTGATTATATTTTCTTTACGGGCAGTGTCAATGTCGGGAAAGTTATCATGAAAGCAGCGTCGGAGCGCTTGACGCCTATTACGTTGGAGCTTGGGGGCAAAAGCCCGGCAATTGTGGACCAGACAGCGAATCTTGATCTTGCTGCAAAACGAATTGCTTGGGGAAAATTGATGAATACAGGTCAAACTTGTGTTGCGCCTGACTATATTTGCGTACATGAGTCCGTCAAAGAAGAATTCCTAAAAAAATTAACAAAAACAATACAAAATTTTTACGGCAAAGATGCACAAAAAAGTCCGGATTACGGGCGTATTGTCAATCTTCAACATTTTGACCGCTTAGCGGAAATTGTACAAAAAGAAGCCAATCAGGTTATTTACGGTGGCAATATGGACCGTAATGATCTGTACATTGAACCTGTGATTTTGGATAATATCGGGTGGGATAACCCGTCGATGGAAGATGAAATTTTCGGACCGATTTTGCCGGTTATCAGCTATACGGACCTGCCACTGCTGCTACGCCAAATCCGTAAGTTGCCAAAGCCTTTATCGGCTTACTTGTTCTCAGAAAATGATCGTGCAACTCGGTTCTTCCTAGACCAATTGCCGTTCGGTGGCGGCTGCATCAACGACACAGTTTCCCACGTTGGCAGCACTTATCTGCCGTTTGGCGGGATCGGCACATCCGGAATCAATTCCTATCATGGCAAATCCAGCTTTGAAACCTTTACACACGCCAAATCGATTTTGAAGAAATCAACTAAATTATCGACAAATCTGGTCTTTCCGCCTTATAAAAATAAAGCGAAATGGATTAAGACTGTATTGAGATAA
- a CDS encoding M42 family metallopeptidase, translating to MTYQWNHSETIDLLKEIVEIPSPSGYTMDVMEKICTLLAQWNVEYRTTHKGAVIATIKGKNQQQHRLLTAHVDTLGAMVKEIKPSGRLKLSLVGGFKFNAIEGENCLIHKADGSTVSGTILLHQTTVHVYKDAGSAERNADNMEVRLDEKAFSKDQVQNLGIEVGDFVSFQPRFEATASGYIKSRHLDDKASTALLLQLVKHFSETGEQLPHTTHFYISNNEEIGYGGNSSIPSETQEYIAVDMGAIGDGQESDEYTVSICAKDSSGPYHYGLTRHLISLAQRHDIDYKVDIYPYYGSDASAAISAGHDVKHALFGPGIEASHSYERTHTDSLKAAAALLHAYVLSPLVS from the coding sequence ATGACTTACCAATGGAATCACAGCGAAACGATCGATTTATTAAAAGAAATAGTGGAAATTCCGAGCCCGTCTGGCTATACCATGGACGTCATGGAAAAAATTTGTACTTTACTGGCACAGTGGAACGTCGAATATAGGACAACGCACAAAGGGGCAGTGATTGCCACCATCAAAGGCAAAAATCAACAGCAGCATCGCCTGTTAACGGCACATGTAGATACACTCGGCGCCATGGTGAAAGAAATCAAACCAAGCGGACGTTTAAAGTTATCATTGGTCGGCGGCTTTAAGTTTAATGCCATCGAAGGGGAGAATTGCCTCATACATAAAGCGGACGGTTCAACTGTCTCCGGAACGATTCTGTTGCACCAGACGACAGTCCATGTCTACAAAGATGCGGGCTCAGCAGAACGCAATGCGGATAACATGGAAGTGCGCTTGGACGAAAAAGCTTTCTCGAAAGATCAAGTGCAAAATTTAGGTATTGAAGTGGGAGATTTCGTGTCGTTTCAGCCTAGATTTGAAGCTACGGCGTCTGGTTATATCAAATCTCGCCATTTGGATGATAAGGCAAGTACAGCTTTGTTGCTTCAGTTGGTCAAACACTTTAGCGAAACTGGAGAGCAGTTACCTCATACGACTCATTTCTATATTTCTAATAATGAAGAAATCGGCTACGGCGGAAATTCCAGCATCCCGTCAGAAACTCAGGAATACATTGCTGTTGACATGGGTGCCATCGGAGACGGTCAGGAATCAGACGAATACACCGTTTCCATTTGTGCTAAAGACTCAAGTGGTCCTTATCATTATGGATTGACCCGACATTTGATTTCTTTGGCGCAACGCCATGATATCGACTACAAAGTCGATATCTATCCTTATTATGGATCGGATGCGTCAGCCGCCATCAGTGCAGGACACGATGTCAAGCATGCCTTGTTTGGTCCCGGGATTGAAGCTTCCCATTCATACGAACGCACACATACAGATTCATTAAAAGCGGCGGCAGCATTGCTTCATGCATATGTTTTGTCTCCCTTGGTTTCTTAA
- a CDS encoding response regulator transcription factor: protein MAERILIVEDEKSIARVLELELKFEGYETGVAHTGAEGLIQFREQDWDLILLDLMLPEIHGLDVLKRIRSSDAVIPVVLLTAKNEVKDKVAGLDLGANDYVTKPFEIEELLARIRACLRLSNGNRNSALHRFHELEMNESTRDVKRNGRLIELTPREFALLLYLIKNPQQVLSHEQVLNAVWGYDYYGDTNVIDVYIRYLRRKVDTGESSTYIQTVRGVGYVLKEHDNEAEK, encoded by the coding sequence ATGGCAGAACGCATTTTAATTGTCGAAGATGAAAAAAGCATTGCGCGTGTGTTGGAATTGGAATTAAAATTTGAAGGATATGAAACAGGTGTGGCCCATACAGGGGCGGAAGGGTTAATTCAATTTCGAGAGCAGGACTGGGATTTGATTCTGCTCGATTTGATGCTGCCAGAAATTCATGGTCTGGATGTATTGAAACGCATCCGTTCTTCTGATGCGGTGATTCCAGTTGTTTTGCTGACCGCCAAAAACGAAGTGAAAGACAAAGTGGCCGGCCTGGATCTGGGTGCCAACGATTATGTCACCAAACCATTTGAGATTGAAGAGTTGCTGGCGCGGATCCGTGCCTGCCTGCGCTTGTCGAACGGCAACAGAAATTCAGCACTGCACCGTTTCCATGAGCTGGAGATGAACGAAAGTACGCGTGATGTCAAACGCAATGGACGCTTGATTGAATTGACACCACGTGAATTCGCTCTCTTACTGTACCTGATCAAAAATCCGCAGCAAGTACTGAGCCATGAACAAGTGCTGAATGCTGTATGGGGCTATGATTATTACGGAGATACCAATGTTATAGATGTCTATATCCGTTATTTGCGGAGGAAAGTAGATACCGGTGAAAGTTCAACCTATATCCAGACTGTCCGTGGAGTCGGATATGTATTGAAGGAGCACGACAATGAAGCTGAAAAATAA
- a CDS encoding peptide chain release factor 3, translating into MSDQLKNEIQNRRTFAIISHPDAGKTTLTEKLLLFGGAIRDAGTVKAKKSGKFATSDWMEIEKQRGISVTSSVMQFDYAGHRVNILDTPGHQDFSEDTYRTLMAVDSAVMIIDVAKGIEAQTVKLFKVCKMRGIPIFTFINKMDRQGKEPLELMEELEEVLGIQSYAMNWPIGMGKEFLGIYDRFNKRIEPFRSEGERFLELDEKGKMIEEHEMKKTSYYTQAMDDIELLEEAGNEFSIDRVKKGQLTPVFFGSALANFGVETFLETYLQFAPSPQPRITQEEEIIDPIDMPFSGFIFKIQANMNPAHRDRIAFVRIVSGKFERGMNVTLTRTGKNIKLSQTTQFLADDRELVNEAVAGDIIGLHDVGNYQIGDTITSGKKFRFESLPQFTPELFVKVTAKNVMKQKHFHKGILQLVQEGAIQYYKTLHLEEVILGAVGQLQFEVFEHRMKNEYNVDVRMEPVGSKIARWIENEEDVKESMSSGRSMLVRDRFDNYVFLFENEFATRWFQDKNPNIRLYSLL; encoded by the coding sequence ATGTCAGACCAATTAAAGAATGAAATTCAAAATAGAAGAACCTTCGCTATTATTTCCCACCCGGATGCCGGGAAAACGACTTTAACAGAAAAACTATTGTTATTCGGTGGAGCTATTCGTGATGCCGGAACGGTCAAAGCTAAAAAAAGTGGCAAGTTCGCAACATCTGACTGGATGGAAATTGAAAAGCAGCGCGGAATTTCTGTTACTTCTTCCGTTATGCAATTTGACTATGCGGGACACCGTGTCAATATTCTCGACACTCCTGGACACCAGGATTTCAGTGAGGATACGTACCGTACGTTGATGGCTGTCGACAGTGCAGTTATGATTATCGACGTTGCCAAGGGGATTGAAGCTCAGACCGTCAAGTTATTTAAAGTTTGTAAAATGCGTGGCATTCCCATTTTTACTTTTATTAACAAAATGGACCGCCAAGGTAAAGAGCCGTTAGAATTAATGGAAGAACTCGAGGAAGTTCTTGGTATCCAATCCTACGCAATGAACTGGCCAATCGGAATGGGTAAAGAATTTCTTGGGATTTATGACCGTTTCAACAAACGCATCGAACCGTTTCGTTCAGAAGGAGAACGTTTCCTTGAACTTGATGAAAAAGGAAAAATGATCGAAGAGCATGAAATGAAAAAGACTTCTTACTATACACAGGCAATGGATGATATTGAGTTGTTGGAAGAAGCCGGCAATGAATTTTCAATTGATCGTGTAAAAAAAGGTCAATTGACGCCGGTTTTCTTCGGAAGTGCATTGGCTAATTTCGGGGTTGAAACATTCCTTGAAACCTATTTGCAGTTTGCTCCTTCACCGCAGCCACGTATTACGCAGGAAGAAGAGATAATTGACCCAATCGATATGCCGTTTTCAGGGTTTATTTTCAAAATTCAAGCCAATATGAATCCAGCTCACCGAGACCGTATCGCTTTTGTGCGGATTGTCTCCGGGAAGTTCGAGCGAGGCATGAACGTGACTTTGACGCGTACTGGAAAAAACATCAAACTGTCACAGACAACACAATTTTTAGCAGATGATCGCGAACTGGTCAACGAAGCTGTTGCAGGAGATATTATCGGTCTTCACGATGTTGGAAATTACCAAATCGGAGATACGATTACGAGTGGGAAAAAATTCCGATTTGAAAGTCTGCCACAGTTTACACCAGAGCTTTTCGTTAAAGTAACCGCTAAAAACGTCATGAAACAAAAACACTTCCACAAAGGAATCCTTCAGCTTGTGCAAGAAGGCGCCATCCAATATTACAAAACACTTCATTTGGAAGAAGTCATTCTTGGTGCAGTCGGGCAGCTTCAATTTGAAGTATTCGAACACCGGATGAAAAATGAATACAATGTAGATGTACGAATGGAGCCAGTCGGTTCTAAGATCGCACGCTGGATTGAAAACGAAGAAGATGTTAAAGAATCAATGTCGAGCGGCCGTTCGATGCTTGTGCGTGACCGTTTCGATAACTATGTCTTTTTATTCGAGAACGAGTTTGCGACACGCTGGTTCCAAGATAAAAATCCGAACATTCGATTATACAGTCTGTTATAA
- a CDS encoding PepSY domain-containing protein — MRKWMLMASTTILFGVAVLAFLLFPRSSPEVTAEQANETVISQYGGKVTKNTESGDIYEVEFLRPDGLYLALVNRQNGQIETIELIKKTEPAKELTEQQAEEIALERAIGTIEGVTYNEERNEYDVKVMEETQLSTIVLSAATGEVRSISQEPVEAAAPAEEPEQEPDRIITRDEAVRLAKNTLNGELQEVEFVQTDDGGYYLVEIENDQTEQEATIQIHAIRGDTMSVERND, encoded by the coding sequence ATGCGTAAATGGATGTTAATGGCGTCAACAACGATCTTGTTTGGAGTGGCAGTTTTGGCTTTTCTACTGTTTCCGCGTTCCTCACCGGAAGTTACAGCAGAACAAGCCAATGAAACCGTGATTAGCCAGTATGGAGGAAAAGTGACGAAAAATACAGAGTCCGGAGATATCTATGAAGTGGAATTTCTGCGTCCGGATGGTCTTTATCTAGCGCTTGTCAACCGCCAGAACGGGCAAATAGAAACAATTGAATTGATAAAAAAAACAGAGCCTGCAAAAGAACTCACGGAACAGCAAGCAGAGGAGATTGCATTGGAACGGGCAATTGGAACGATTGAGGGAGTTACTTATAACGAAGAACGTAACGAATATGACGTCAAAGTGATGGAAGAAACGCAGTTGTCGACGATTGTCTTATCCGCAGCTACAGGAGAAGTGCGAAGCATCAGTCAAGAGCCGGTCGAAGCGGCAGCGCCAGCAGAAGAACCAGAGCAGGAACCCGATCGAATCATTACACGCGATGAGGCGGTCAGGCTGGCAAAAAATACGCTAAATGGAGAACTTCAAGAAGTCGAATTTGTGCAGACAGACGATGGTGGTTACTACCTGGTGGAAATTGAAAATGACCAGACTGAACAAGAAGCAACTATTCAAATCCATGCAATCCGTGGCGATACGATGTCAGTGGAGCGGAACGATTGA
- a CDS encoding PepSY domain-containing protein yields the protein MKKLIYIPVAVGILVFGGIVLANSQTPATNPSSATGVVTNGVQGASTAKEMLSFEEVSTKALELANGRITDIELDKDDRRVHYEVDVDFDGYEYDFKFDAYTGEVLEQKCEKDRDNNSEQSSEATSVSSVDPSSAVSNSNSKTTPSSEGLIGSEKAIEAALAVVDGTVEGFELENDDGVSYYEIGIKDGRSEHDVEVNAKDGSILKVDSETDDDYNDDWD from the coding sequence ATGAAAAAACTAATTTATATTCCGGTAGCAGTAGGGATTTTGGTTTTTGGAGGAATTGTATTGGCAAACTCCCAAACTCCTGCAACAAATCCATCATCTGCAACAGGAGTGGTGACAAATGGAGTACAGGGAGCTTCAACAGCTAAAGAAATGCTCAGTTTTGAAGAAGTTTCAACGAAAGCTTTGGAATTGGCAAATGGCCGCATTACCGATATTGAATTGGACAAAGATGACAGAAGAGTCCACTACGAAGTCGATGTTGATTTTGATGGTTACGAATATGATTTTAAATTTGATGCCTACACAGGAGAAGTACTCGAGCAAAAATGTGAAAAAGACAGAGATAACAATTCCGAGCAATCGAGTGAAGCGACCTCTGTTTCATCGGTCGATCCATCTTCAGCTGTAAGTAATTCAAACAGCAAAACCACTCCATCAAGCGAAGGGCTGATTGGTTCTGAAAAAGCGATTGAGGCGGCTCTAGCCGTGGTAGATGGTACAGTTGAAGGCTTCGAACTTGAAAATGACGATGGTGTTTCATATTATGAAATCGGAATTAAAGATGGACGTTCTGAGCATGATGTCGAGGTCAATGCCAAGGACGGCTCTATCCTAAAAGTCGATTCGGAGACTGACGACGACTATAATGATGACTGGGATTGA